Genomic segment of Populus trichocarpa isolate Nisqually-1 chromosome 12, P.trichocarpa_v4.1, whole genome shotgun sequence:
CCACGCCCttgaactcctttttttttctttctttttttttgttcagggGATGAATAATATGTcatctatctttttatttgaaaaataataaagtagaTGATGCGTTGTTTGCTTATCCAGATTCCAACCATTAGAGAGgtagtaaaaaaaatctgacATGGTTTCTATGGACCCAAAAAATAAGGATGATAATGCGTACCTATGGTTTAGGTTTCTCTATATCCATATCATATCTATTATTCATcaggtaaaaaaattatatattcatacATTATCCATCGAGTTTTGAGTATTTATATAGCTTTCAATTATccaacttttatttattattcaataaataaaataaaaaaagtgtgtgtgtgttgtgttAGGTTTGGGTCGGGTTTCGAATGAGAATTGACATACTTATTGGATAAgttaaatatcaagaaaaatcatctataaattggtttataaacataaaattaaatcaaaaaaatcttcttcaaCCTCAATCTGCCTTTTTCGGCAAGATAAAGgctaaaaaatatctcaatggAACTCTTCACATCAAATAGAACTTGTTGATACCaagatcaacttttttttattgtcagaATATGATCAACTAAGAACTTTCTCTTTCCTTCGTTATTTTCCAGCAACTTTCTCTATATTCTCAACCTAAGAACtgagaaataaacaaaataaagtttcagactaaaactaaaattcaaaaaaaaaaaaaggactataaaagaatcaaaagaaaaatggtgGACTAAAAAGTACTTTTCCACGTGAATTCAAGATTGGCCACatagttttcttttgtttttcagtttggtttcctttcttttaattatgtCTCTTTacttaaaattgaaattatatctCATTAAATTAGTCTctaatcaagtttttaattgtGATAAAAACCTTGGAATTTGTAGAACACTCAATGATGAAAGATAACTAACTCATAAATCATCCTAAACAACTCATAaaaggatataattgaaaaaacaattgatgactaaaatgaaaaaaaaagaactattgTAATTCATGTGAAATGTGAGGGGAAACACAATTAAACACTCTATGGTGAAACTAGaaactcttttaattttctttgtaatttgtaattgtGATGTAATATGgttatgatatttaatttaaatcaaaattttattatatcgTTGCTATTGTTAAAACTGAATTATGTCatcatgttcttttttattatcaataggATTTCTTTTCATTGTTCAACTAAAgatataatcataattaaaccAAGTTTATGACATTAATCTATGAGAGTAGAATCTATAAAATATCAAGTTTTCAATTAACCAATAATGGTGCAATATATAGTctattataaacaacaaaagaatATTATTGTTCACAATTCCTTAACCTCATTCTAAGATTCATTGCAAAATATCATCTATTTGAGTATTTATCATCTCCATAAAATATTCATTATGATTTTCTATTTGATATGTTTTCTAATACTATTATTGGCATTCTGGTTAAATGTgattaaacttgtttttaaatttatgataactttaaaagttctttaatttttattgcttgaaaCATGCTTTTCATCTTAAATTGTGGGTAAAGGTTTGAGAAAagctataaattatagttttttttttaatttatttttttaaaatcacaaccataaaaactacCATAATACTAAACACACTAAACTTAGTTGctagtttcatatttttttttgtaaatgaatattgtcaaattaaaaaattaaaaaatattttgataataaattttatcaattaaagaaAAGGGAACAACATATgatttccaattgaaaaaaatgtgCAATGCATAAAATAGGTAGCAGTAGATGTGGTTCCACACTACACCATAAGGCTCATTTTTTTTcgtaaaaaataatgttcaagTGCCACAAGTacattttaaagaaagaaaataaaattatgactTGGTTTGTGGACCCAACtagatcaaataaattaattttattttaattagatgaaatgaattagaaaaaatagcaaacaaaccaaaactttcttgaaaaaaatgatcaagATAATTTGggaaaaaaaccacaaagtttttttttataaagaaaaaaaccaatgttgaacaatgaaatcgaaaaaaaaataagtataaaaaagaaTGTCAATCCGTGCTAATagttcaaactcatgacctgaaTCATTAGATTGAAATCATTATATATGGAAAACCTTTAAGCCCAATCCCCAATcgattaaatattaaaagataaaatcgaaaaaaaaataattatacaaaaagatacaaaataaaaaataacaattaaaagaacaatggtaaaaattgaaataaaaataaatagaggacaaaattgaaaagaaaattcactttaataaaaaaaactagggatcaaattagaaaaaaataatataccatgAATTTGGATTGAaggataatattaaaaacaaataaaaattatacgaaaagttcaagaaacaaaattagaaataaaaaaaataatgaaaaaattgaaaaaaaataaaatatcacaaattGATATTgaacttttacaaaaaattgagaacaaaaattaaaaatcaaagttaaaatattaataactaaACGGACaactttgaaattataaaagcCCAACATTTTTTTTGAGGGAATGAGATATAAAAGAGGGGAAAAAGGAAAGCTCCACCAATGATAATTCATCCCACCAACGCTACCCCACCCCGCCCCAGTAGGAAGAAGATGTCATGACAATTTCAACAACATAGTGGAATAATGTTTTTAACCGCTAGCAAACAATGCATGTGTCATTAGAAAACCGTAAACATTTCTCACACACTGGCAcatcaacaacttttttaattgtattaatattttatgtttattaaatgattaaattatccTTGgccaactaaaaataacaaaaaaaacttggtgaAAAGACAAAAAGCTCCTAAATGcaataattaaaagttttgattttaaatgcaTTTCATTTTAGTGTGTATACAAGTGAAAAGACTAAGAAGCTCTtgtatgatataattaaaatttttatttttaaaaaaattaacaatttaattgtgcatctaaagtgaaaaaaaaatatatttaacccctttatcattttaataacaTCTAATTAACcaagaccattttttttttcttaagaaagaaATGGTAATTATAATGGAGTGATAAATAGTAAGCTGAGTCtatatgtatattaaatttACTTTCCGTTTTAGCCTTTTTATTATtccaacaaaatattaaaaataaattatcgattatattatatatctagTTTTGtgcaatataaagaaaaaaaatagacaaccaaaaaaacatatGCAACGCCACAGACTTTTGGCTAattctattaatttaatttaatttgttttttaaataaaggtacattttaaatacaaaataaaaagcaaaggaCGTAGGGAAAGTCCCCATGAAACATGAAAGTCCGACTCGCTCTACTGTTCcctccttcctcttcttccctaacaaatataaaagaaaaaaaaaaaacctaaccaaacttcttttcttttgagaatTTTACAATGCTAAAATCCCCACCTTTTCTTTCTATCAATTGCACTGCTATTGCATCCCCTGAGAAACCCACTTCAACAACCTCTTacctttttgttcttctttcgtTTCATTAGTTTATATGAAATCATCAAATTCCAACCTTCTTATTTCATTTCTAAACTCAATTTTGTTCACTACCCATTTCGATTTTGATCCTCTTCTTCCTgtattattcatcaattttgcattttgttgTACAAATTGAGAGAATTTTAGCACTCCTCTCTTTTGTAAATTCTGGGGTTTTCTTATGATGAATCTGAAAAGTGTTTGTTTGTTGTAGattactttcttttttggtttcaatttggttaaaattggtAATGGAGAACACTGGAGAAGCAGTGGATGATCAGGGATCAGGATGGTTTCAAGTGAAAAAGGTGTTGTTTTTGTCATTCGTTAAGCATTCCCATTGTTTAGTTGATAAGgaagctaaaaaagaaaaaagaaaaaagaatattatgttTTATGGATGCCTCTTTTCTATTAAGCTTCAGCTGGTTGGATATTTCAGCATAGATTTCTATCCACGCCATTGATCATGTATTTAGCTTTGCTAAGTGAGATTCATACATGTATTATTAGTTTCTTTGATCATAAACAAAATCTGAAGCTTGAATAATAGAAACATATAGAATATGCCatctgctatatatatatatataatgtgctTACTTGTGATCATCTCTTCAATTTGGTCAATGTGATAAGTTATGTGTTTCAAGGAATCTGTATACTCTATCAAGTGCTTGGGTTTATCAGACCTCAAATTGATCTCTTTTACTTTAGGGGTTCTCATTCCAGAGCGGCTGCATTTATGCTCTTGTTGAGTTTGTGAGCCTTGGGTATTTTATGTTTGTGCATTGAACCAGTACATAGCTCCCATCtttattcctttttcttccaaGTTGtcacatctttcttttttttcatcggGAACTGTTGTTTGAGATTGTTCCTTCTTTAACAAAGTTAATtaggttaggtttttttataatgtttctaAATGGTTCACTTTCCTTAGGTGATAACATGATGTAGCCTTCTTGATGACTTTTCTAAGCAGCAGGCAGTTTGTTTATTTGCCCTTGACGTGCTCTAAGGTTTTGGTTTTCTGTACTTTTTCTCCAGAAGCATAGAAGCAGCTCAAAGTTTTCATTGCATAGCTCGGCTGCAGGATTTTCTGAAAAGAATGGTTCCAGTTGTCATATTACCCAACCATCATCGAGTGAAAAAAACAGGAATTTGTGTGGGAAGCATGTATCCCATCATTCAAAGGGAGGGCCAAATCATTCCATAAATGGTTGTGGCAACTCTGCGAACTCTTCTTCCGTGTCAAACCAAGATGAAAACAGGGTGTTCCTGCCCCATAAATTATTGGTTACACAACATGGGGAAGATAGTGGATGTTCCAAGTTGTCGCCAGTGTTGATTACCAATTCTAATGCCAAAGTTGGTGACACCCAGAAAATGTTATTGAAGGACAAGCCTGATGTTCCAAAGATCAAGTGGGGAGATCTAGAGGATGATTTATTGATTCTGCATGGTGAAAATAATTCTCAAGTGGTTAAAAAGTTTGTTGGTGAAGGAAATAATAATTTGGTGGATAGGATGCCAGAGAATAACTGTCATTTTGTTTcacatgtttcttcttctagcAACCTTCAAGAAAACAGATTGGTGGCCTCATCAGTAAATGTAGATATTTCTCCTGATCAAACGTTTCCATTCACTAATAAAGAAGATTTACATGGAAAAAACAGTAAAGATGTTAGTGAAACTTCATCTCAAGACGTAGAGGTACCAAGTACAGATGGCAGAatggttgttccaaattatccacaaaattgcaaggaaaaaatcactgaaaattctaaaacaacagatgatgatttttcttgttctacCCATCCATCTGGTGGAGACAGTGTGCGAGAGATGAAACTTAATGTTCCTGCTGGTGTGTCTGAGTTGCACGAGCTAAAGATTTCTGAATTAACAGTTATGAGTACGAATTCAACAATTATTCCATTGGACAGTGAGTTGCTTCTTACTGGAAGCGCTGCACCTGAAATTTCTGAATTACCAGTGGGAAATGGGAATTCAGGCACAGTGATGATTCCCCAGGACAGTGAGTTGCTTCCACCTGAAAAGACTAATCTTGAAATTTCTACTGAACCTGTTACAAATAGCCACTCAACCACTGCAGTTATCGCCAAGGATAATGAGTCACTTGCATCTGAGAAGTATGTACCTGAAATATCAGGAGAAGTTGCTGTTACTGCATCTGTTGATGACCCTCAGGGACCACCTGATGTGGCACTGCACAATGAGTTATTTAAAGTCCACAGAACTGGCTTCCTTGGAGAATGTGACACGGGTGAAAGCAAAGAAAGATTTAGGGAACGACTTTGGTGCTTTCTGTTTGAGAATCTCAACTGGGCTGTGGATGAACTCTATCTTCTTTGCGAGCTAGAATGTGATGTTGGACAGATGAAAGAGGCCATTCTTGTTCTTGAAGAAGCTGCATCCGATTTTAAAGAACTGACTAGACGAGTACAGGAGTTTGAGAATGTGAAAAGGTCTTCTCCTCAATCGATTGATGTAAAATGCTTGAAGTCTGAGCATCACAGGCCACATGCTATGTCATGGGAGGTAAATGCTTTCCTATTTGTCTTATGGAAATGCCATATTGATTGACGTAAAATTACTGTCACCAAACCATCAAAATTAATGTTAATCATTtacctgaaaagaaaaaaaattgtttgatccaaaaagataaatagtatataaaccaaaataaatgattcaaaatagaactgattttctaatttcatttcattGTAATTCAAAGTTTCTTCCAAGGAAGTTATCAAGTTACAAACTCAGTTCTTATTATCagtattttgttgatttaattggagtattagtttttctttcctGAGATGAAAGTTTCTAGAAATTCTTTGATGCAGGACAACTTGGTGAAGCAGAACAGCTTAAAGGGCTGTTTTGGATCTGACTTTTAGAGGCTGTTTATGGCTGTAGACATTGATGTGAACAGTAATTTTAGGAGATTTTAGGCTGAATCTTTTCTGGGTAATTGTTGTAGGGTTGATTAGGTATGTGTTAGAGGTTGTTTAGGGATTATTGATGAGTGTCTTATGGTAGATTGATAGGGTTCGTATACCgaaaattgtataaattattataGTCACACTAATAAGGTTTCTAGGAGTCACACCTAGAGGATAAGGAAACCTAAGCTTCACCCCTAGGGTTCTTAGAAGTCACACGTAAGGGAGATTACATCACACAATCAAAAGCAAATTGCTggaattttattcataaattgcaatgaaaatattgaaagactACATGCTTATTTGTAGAGCTTTAGCAGTCCAAACCCAACAAGGACTTAGATACCCTCAACTTCTGACCTAACTATTcctatttagaataaaaaacctaaaataaaatactaattgaaaatataacctAGACCTTGACTAATTTCCCTACAAAAGACATGAAGAAAACATATTGAGTTTCTTCCCtatgatgattttgttttttttttttttaaaaaagaatcgaGTATGAAAACATGAAGTTCCATAACACATGCATATAAATACGGTTATGCTTTGATGTGTATTATATTTGGAATATTGTTTTCGTTTCATGAGTGTTTTGGGGTTTTAATAATACCCTGTTTCAATTGAGAAGAAgtttattatggattttatttgTGTATTTGTCTGCATATGCACCCAAATGTAGATTCCCTACGTGCATCGGtcagaaaatttattttctaggtACCATCAGGGTCCTTTTGCTTGCATGCCTTTTAACTTGGATTTTTGGAAGACAAGAAAAATGGAATACAACTTTTAAAACCGAAACATGATGTCTTTGTTGTTTGTTTCCTTGGAGAAGGGagtaaaataacaaattgaaattAGCTAGTGATATAGGTTGAATGTTggcttttgtttttacattattgGACATAACAATTAACAGAAAATTATTTGGTTTCTACTTGCAATCATTCACCTTGAGAAGGATAATGGACAATCAATGAAACGATGCAACTCCTTATTGcccattatttcttttctaaattgGTGTTTGAAATTTACTCTGTATGGTGTCCAGGCTAGCTTGTTTTGTTTATGAGCCACCAAATGACATTTCTTCAAGTGAAGCAAAATTCTTGATTGTTGAATACATGACTGTGGCATGTGCATTGGCCATCTTGTTGCAATAAAACCTTCACTTTAATCTGATTTTGTGCGGGGATGGTCTATAACAGATGGGAATTCCTTTTATATCATCTAATCACTTATATTTAGGAATTTGTGTGCCCATGAACCTTGTTTGTGCTTTTTGGGTACTTTCAAGTAGGTGATTCGATGTGATAGTGATTATTATGTATCTGCTTGTATGTAGATGATAATTGTTCATTATCCTAAAATCATCCTATTTTTGTATCAgaactttttcttttctttatggttTTGGCATGATTACAGAATGCATTGTGATATCGTGTGCACATCCTCTGACCAACTTGTTACAAACCATCTTCAGCTTAATTAGACTTTGTGTAGGGATATTTgcataaattacaataattccCAGAGCTATTGTGAAATTACAGGCCCAAAAGCTTGGCAATTTTTCTGAAAGCATTAAGAACTATCACACAATTTCCCTCTATGTTCGAACTTATCGTTTAAACATTAGCTATTTTGGTTACTTTAATACTATAATTTCAATATTAGTTAATAATTTTGACTGTGTATTTtccagtgattttttttaattaaataatttatctatattcaatgtatttaaagaaaaatccatTAATTTCCCATCCTTATATATCGACCtaatgaattatttaatttcttaaactcATTTGAAAGCAATCACTAGAACAatggatttttttgggttttccccttaaaaactaaaatttggtGAAGTAACATTGAAATAATATCaatgtatttaaaataactGGTGTATGGACAAAAACTGAATTCTAACTTAGTAAGGGCATTTTTGCTGTAAATTTGGCATTTTGGTTATAAAGGGTTTTTCTGTAAAATTATTGATCTTTTAGTTAGTGTTTGTAATTTCATGATATCTCAGGGGGTTATCATATCTGTAATTTCACAATATCTCAGGAGGGTATTGTAATTTACTCTttataataaattgaaattcttttgaTCATCTGGTTACTTATGTTTGGGAATTGTGCATCcatttactcttttttatttttgttttggggtgCTTGGAAGTGGTTGATTCAAGggatattttatttctaacacGGAACTTTTGAAGTGAATGATtatgttttcttcttaaattattattattattattattattattattattgaaaatggttagtaatttcattctcattgcagGTTCGCAGAATGACAACTTCATCTCAGAGAGCTGAGATACTATCTTCATCTTTGGAGGcttttaagaaaattcaacaagaAAGAGCTAACATGCTTGCAGCtaataatgcaaaaattatgGGGCTTGAATACTCCAATAGCCATGATGTATCTGTTGATCATCTCAATAAGTCTGCTGGGAAAAGTGATGTAATGCTCAGTGCCAAAGATTCAGTGATGAAGTCAAGGAAACAGAGTGGAGGTTCATATTCCACTCAAGGAAACCTGAATAATAAGAAGCAGAACATTGACTTAGGCAGGTTCAATAAAGTAAACTTTGTAAAAAATGTTAATGACGCTCCACGCAATGTATCTTCTTCCAGTGCCAATTCATCTATGCTACTTTTCAGGGATAACTCTGCCTCTGGTTTTGTGAAGGGCATACAAGAAACTGAAGCAGACATGCTGCTTCATAAGAAAGATAAAACATTTTCAGAAACTGCCATTGAGAAAAACCTTAAATCTGCAGAAAATACCACCAAGAAGCAGATTCCTCTTTCTGAGAAAGACAAGGAAAGGAGAAATTCAAGTTCAAGGAAATCAATGGATGCATGGAAAGAGAGGAGGAATTGGGAGGACATTCTCTCATCTCCTTTCTGTGTCTCTTCTCGCTTATCAAATTCACCAGGCATTAGCAGAAAAAGTGCTGAGCGCGCACGCATTTTGCATGCTAAACTAATGTCTCctgataagaagaagaaaactgcTTTTGATCTGAAAAGGGAAGCAGAAGAAAAACATGCACGGGCTATGAGGATCAGAAGTGAGCTGGAGAATGAAAGGGTTCAAAAGCTTCAGCGCACCTCAGAAAAACTAAATCGTGTAAATGAATGGCAGGCTGTACGCACTATGAAGTTACGAGAAGGAATGTATGCTCGCCACCAGCGTAGTGAATCTCGACATGAAGCTTTTCTAGCTCAAGTTGTGAGGAGAGCTGGTGATGAAAGCAGTAAGGTTAATGAGGTTCGTTTCATTACTTCCTTgaatgaagaaaacaagaagCTTATGCTGCGTCAGAAACTTCACGATTCAGAGTTGAGGAGAGCTGAAAAGCTTCAAGtgataaaaactaaacaaaaagagGATATGGCTAGAGAGGAGGCTGTTTTAGAACGCAGAAAACTTATTGAAGCTGAGAAGTTACAGCGTCTTGCTGAAACACAGCGAAAAAAGGAAGAGGCACAAGTTAGAAGGGAAGAGGAACGCAAAGCATCAAATGCAGCACGTGAAGCAAGGGCAATCATTCAGCTTCGGAGGAGGGAGGAAAGAGCGAAAGCACAGCAAGAGGAAGCTGAGCTGCTGGCACAGAAATTAGCTGAGAGACTTAGTGAAAGTGAACAGCGTCGCAAATTTTACCTGGAGCAAATACGGGAGAGAGCTTCTATGGATTTCAGGGATCAATCTTCACCTTTAATGCGCCGATCAATGTATAAGGAGGGTCAAGGTCGAACAACACCAACCAATAGCAGTGAAGATTATCAAGTAAACAATGTTACAGGGGCAGGAAGTTCTACTCTTGCTGCAGGAAAAGCATTGTTGCAACATTCAATGAAACGGCGGATTAAAAAGATTCGGCAAAGACTTATGGCTCTCAGATATGAGTTCACCGAGCCTCTAGCTAGTTCTGAGAATACTAGCATTGGGTATAGAATGGCTGTGGGAACTGCCAGAGCAAAATTTGGGAGGTGGCTTCAAGAACTTCAAAGACTTCGGCAGGCAAGAAAAAAAGGTGCCGCAAGTATTGGTCTAATAACAGCTGAAATGATCAAGGTACTCATTTCCACTGTAGAGCAAGATGGTATTATGACATTTCAAACTTTGATCATTTATACTGCTGTACCATTGTGCTTGTATTTGCTAAAGGTGGTGGAAGTTACTGTACAGTAGGACATCAATTAAAAGTTGCTATCCTGATCAATTCCTACTGTAACATTTGTTTTGGTGGACATTGTTTAATGgctgtttcttttttcccttttctgttAGTGGGAAGTTTTGAGGGAATTTTTTCTGTTGAATTCTAATTTATTGCATACAATTTTTTATCAATCAGTTTGTGGAGGGTAAGGATCCTGAGCTGCAAGCTTCTCGACAAGCTGGTCTGCTTGATTTCATTGCTGCTGCTCTGCCTGCCTCTCATACATCAAATCCTGAAACTTGCCAGGTCACCATACACCTCCTGAAACTTTTGAGGGTGGTACTCTCAGCGCCTGCAAACAGGAGTTACTTTCTGTCACAGAATCTCTTACCCCCAATCATCCCCATGCTGTCTGCAGCCCTTGAGAATTATATAAAGATTGCTGCATCTTTAAATGTCCCTGGGAGCACCAACTTGCAATCAAGCAAAACATcagttgaaaattttgaatcaaTCTCTGAAGTTCTCGATAA
This window contains:
- the LOC7487129 gene encoding uncharacterized protein LOC7487129 isoform X5, which codes for MENTGEAVDDQGSGWFQVKKKHRSSSKFSLHSSAAGFSEKNGSSCHITQPSSSEKNRNLCGKHVSHHSKGGPNHSINGCGNSANSSSVSNQDENRVFLPHKLLVTQHGEDSGCSKLSPVLITNSNAKVGDTQKMLLKDKPDVPKIKWGDLEDDLLILHGENNSQVVKKFVGEGNNNLVDRMPENNCHFVSHVSSSSNLQENRLVASSVNVDISPDQTFPFTNKEDLHGKNSKDVSETSSQDVEVPSTDGRMVVPNYPQNCKEKITENSKTTDDDFSCSTHPSGGDSVREMKLNVPAGVSELHELKISELTVMSTNSTIIPLDSELLLTGSAAPEISELPVGNGNSGTVMIPQDSELLPPEKTNLEISTEPVTNSHSTTAVIAKDNESLASEKYVPEISGEVAVTASVDDPQGPPDVALHNELFKVHRTGFLGECDTGESKERFRERLWCFLFENLNWAVDELYLLCELECDVGQMKEAILVLEEAASDFKELTRRVQEFENVKRSSPQSIDVKCLKSEHHRPHAMSWEVRRMTTSSQRAEILSSSLEAFKKIQQERANMLAANNAKIMGLEYSNSHDVSVDHLNKSAGKSDVMLSAKDSVMKSRKQSGGSYSTQGNLNNKKQNIDLGRFNKVNFVKNVNDAPRNVSSSSANSSMLLFRDNSASGFVKGIQETEADMLLHKKDKTFSETAIEKNLKSAENTTKKQIPLSEKDKERRNSSSRKSMDAWKERRNWEDILSSPFCVSSRLSNSPGISRKSAERARILHAKLMSPDKKKKTAFDLKREAEEKHARAMRIRSELENERVQKLQRTSEKLNRVNEWQAVRTMKLREGMYARHQRSESRHEAFLAQVVRRAGDESSKVNEVRFITSLNEENKKLMLRQKLHDSELRRAEKLQVIKTKQKEDMAREEAVLERRKLIEAEKLQRLAETQRKKEEAQVRREEERKASNAAREARAIIQLRRREERAKAQQEEAELLAQKLAERLSESEQRRKFYLEQIRERASMDFRDQSSPLMRRSMYKEGQGRTTPTNSSEDYQVNNVTGAGSSTLAAGKALLQHSMKRRIKKIRQRLMALRYEFTEPLASSENTSIGYRMAVGTARAKFGRWLQELQRLRQARKKGAASIGLITAEMIKFVEGKDPELQASRQAGLLDFIAAALPASHTSNPETCQVTIHLLKLLRVVLSAPANRSYFLSQNLLPPIIPMLSAALENYIKIAASLNVPGSTNLQSSKTSVENFESISEVLDNFLWTVGTVIGHASSDEQQVQMQDGLLELLIAYQVIHRLRDLFALYDRPQVEGSPFPSSILLSIHLLVALTYRPGTNSSINWESSPVKTVLRFENQEAKPVENADFQYSSAVVTSEDYRPTLFVLNCSTVVSPPNVSDDIHIDESCNINEIKESVSLSKDGEQKPHSSVELNIANTNTRDGQDEAQKNLIEEKDEKQFVSDCAEHKNNVMLNMKEPVAFLLSAISETGLVSLPSLLTAVLLQANNRLTSEQGSYILPSNFEEVATGVLKVLNNLALLDIVFMQRMLEHIQKISMLARSNLKYKRDAKPA
- the LOC7487129 gene encoding uncharacterized protein LOC7487129 isoform X1; the encoded protein is MENTGEAVDDQGSGWFQVKKKHRSSSKFSLHSSAAGFSEKNGSSCHITQPSSSEKNRNLCGKHVSHHSKGGPNHSINGCGNSANSSSVSNQDENRVFLPHKLLVTQHGEDSGCSKLSPVLITNSNAKVGDTQKMLLKDKPDVPKIKWGDLEDDLLILHGENNSQVVKKFVGEGNNNLVDRMPENNCHFVSHVSSSSNLQENRLVASSVNVDISPDQTFPFTNKEDLHGKNSKDVSETSSQDVEVPSTDGRMVVPNYPQNCKEKITENSKTTDDDFSCSTHPSGGDSVREMKLNVPAGVSELHELKISELTVMSTNSTIIPLDSELLLTGSAAPEISELPVGNGNSGTVMIPQDSELLPPEKTNLEISTEPVTNSHSTTAVIAKDNESLASEKYVPEISGEVAVTASVDDPQGPPDVALHNELFKVHRTGFLGECDTGESKERFRERLWCFLFENLNWAVDELYLLCELECDVGQMKEAILVLEEAASDFKELTRRVQEFENVKRSSPQSIDVKCLKSEHHRPHAMSWEVRRMTTSSQRAEILSSSLEAFKKIQQERANMLAANNAKIMGLEYSNSHDVSVDHLNKSAGKSDVMLSAKDSVMKSRKQSGGSYSTQGNLNNKKQNIDLGRFNKVNFVKNVNDAPRNVSSSSANSSMLLFRDNSASGFVKGIQETEADMLLHKKDKTFSETAIEKNLKSAENTTKKQIPLSEKDKERRNSSSRKSMDAWKERRNWEDILSSPFCVSSRLSNSPGISRKSAERARILHAKLMSPDKKKKTAFDLKREAEEKHARAMRIRSELENERVQKLQRTSEKLNRVNEWQAVRTMKLREGMYARHQRSESRHEAFLAQVVRRAGDESSKVNEVRFITSLNEENKKLMLRQKLHDSELRRAEKLQVIKTKQKEDMAREEAVLERRKLIEAEKLQRLAETQRKKEEAQVRREEERKASNAAREARAIIQLRRREERAKAQQEEAELLAQKLAERLSESEQRRKFYLEQIRERASMDFRDQSSPLMRRSMYKEGQGRTTPTNSSEDYQVNNVTGAGSSTLAAGKALLQHSMKRRIKKIRQRLMALRYEFTEPLASSENTSIGYRMAVGTARAKFGRWLQELQRLRQARKKGAASIGLITAEMIKFVEGKDPELQASRQAGLLDFIAAALPASHTSNPETCQVTIHLLKLLRVVLSAPANRSYFLSQNLLPPIIPMLSAALENYIKIAASLNVPGSTNLQSSKTSVENFESISEVLDNFLWTVGTVIGHASSDEQQVQMQDGLLELLIAYQVIHRLRDLFALYDRPQVEGSPFPSSILLSIHLLVALTYRPGTNSSINWESSPVKTVLRFENQEAKPVENADFQYSSAVVTSEDYRPTLFVLNCSTVVSPPNVSDDIHIDESCNINEIKESVSLSKDGEQKPHSSVELNIANTNTRDGQDEAQKNLIEEKDEKQFVSDCAEHKNNVMLNMKEPVAFLLSAISETGLVSLPSLLTAVLLQANNRLTSEQGSYILPSNFEEVATGVLKVLNNLALLDIVFMQRMLARPDLKMEFFHLMSFLLSHCTSKWKVANDQVGFLLLECLSLLGYFALFHSENQAVLRWGKSPTILHKICDLPFVFFSDTELIPVLAGALVAACYGCEQNKCVVQQELSMDMLVSLLQSCRNVSPAMRSNPIVENLPTEDANESNQQISELKKSSQGDILQRSNRYNSRSMRVSTGKAGTFGNSIRGGKMRSQRDGKTTKTSEEMALKHNPVAPQTSMMLHCRFPSSFMDRAEQFFTAGMTNVADEV